gggaaaaaataatagaatttcatattttagtaGTGGCCGTGATGTATCACCTAGAATTTGAGATTTTAGTAGTTGCGGCAGTGATATAGCACCTAAATGCTAATATTGCTAAAATAACTCAACAATATGATGAAATCCTCAGTATACCAAAGTATTcagtgtgagagagagagggagagaggggagaggggaggggaggggaggggaggggagtggaggggaggggaggggagagagacttcctctctctctctctctctacgttctCTTCGCTCTCTCTCCtatctctctctcgctctctctctgctcttctctcctctctctctctgcctctcttctatctctctctctctctctcgtctcctctatctctctctcctcttctctctctctctctctctctctctctctctctctctcactctctctctctcctctctctctctccttctctctctcttctctctctctctctctctctctctctctctctctctctctctccctctctctctcgtcctctcctctctctcctctcgctactctctctctcttctctctctacctctctctctccttctctctctctctctctctctctctctctctcatcgctctctctctctctctctcttctcttctcctctcctctctctctctctctctcttcctctagcaagagagagaggagagaggctTGTGCAAATTAATCCAAAAAAACAAGTACAGTGTAGCTTTTACTGGGAAAAGCATGATTACAtaaaatcattattattatttcataatCTCTGCTCAGAGTTGCATCAGAAAATCATTACAAAAAGGTTGGATGAGCGATCAAACGCTGCTCTTCACTTCTCTTCAGGCTCAGGTTTCTCAAAAAATGTCTTCCTAATCCAGTCAAAAGGCTGCTCAAATCCCAAAAACCAAGGAAAATAAGATCACATTGACCAGAACTTACAAATGAGTATGTCAAAGAAATCGTagtatttattcaattaaaaaaacatagatGTAAATCTTCACATCTTGTACATGCCGGACTGGCAACTATCGGCACAACAGATTTCCAAAACAAGATAGTAACTACTTGGTTATGTAGGACATGTAGCAACACAAATTTGATCACAATATTTCCAGTCCAAATAGAAGTTTTTCAATCAAATTGGTCTCATGAGATTCATCATTCAGGCATTTACACTTTAGTCCAATTCTGGCCAGAAACATGACAATATATCACCATGATCATGTTATGTGCTTGTAGTAGCAGATTGTCAAGAAACTTATCAGATAATGCAACGGAAGGGCCAAAAGTAACTATGATTTCTCCTAAGAGGCTAACTATTGGCAATAGTTGAGACAACAGTGACAAAAGTgtaaataaataaacactatcGTGTTAAGGTAGTTTACTAACACATCATGCTGCAGATGGCTGTTTTTACATAGAAGTAAAACTGCAAAGGGAATTACTAATCAATGAGCGTGTAGAATACTAGTTGCGACAAGTGACCTGGTAACTTGTAAAATAATCGTCTATAAGAGCTGGACATGATATTTTTCTTCTATCATTCGAACTTTATGAATCACAAATGATTTACCCTACAACTAAAGATGCCAGTGATCTCAACCCAGAGCTTACAAGGCAGACTTGAGATACACTTTAAAGACTAAGTTCAATTTCAAACCCCGCCACTACATGCAGCCAAGGGTTAACCAAAACAAAAGAACCAAGTGACACTGACAAGTAACAAACTAAAGAAACAGCCACATGTCATGACCAGTAAGATATATCTGTGTGGGAGTATACCACAACTAGCATACTCTTTCATCACTGGTCATTTTGCATTTTGGTTTTCATATTACACTTTAGATAACATCATCGGACTCATTGAAATGTACAGACCAGGTAATGAATTAAGCACTACTTTTATCAATACAAATACATCCAACCATCTTGTATGGACTTATTCCTGGACCTCAACAGGAGAACGGATATACTCCTACTTCTTATGTACAGGGAACGGTAGAACAGATATTAGGATAAAACGAAATGGTAGATTAAAATAGGGAAGCTTGTTcagcttagagcatctccaatggcggacgtccggtcggacgggcgcgacgggcgaccgggacgtccacCATTATGGcaggggaggtcggatacggacgtcccgtgaggacgtcgggtgtcctcggacttCGGCACGACAGgtgggcggacgtccgccattgtggcgtgggtcggacgtccgggtcggacatccgatttttaaattttttttaattttttttaaactctatatatacggctcgttgaattttatttcattcgcaccacttgtgttaacaagtttctctctctacatctctaatttcaagtatatctaaaatgtctagtgacagtgatagcgagaatgaagttgttaattttttgttttattactatgtaatttttttttcaaatcatgtatgtttgttttaaatgaagttgttaatttttctcgttcgtattcgtgttgaaattttatttccgtaaacgtaaattgttttatttgtgattttttttattgcgggaagtcctagtgggaagggcggattgtgaaggggatgtcctagtgacgtggcagtgagatgggaagtcctagtgacgtggcgggaggtgttttcgggatgtcctagtggatgtccgagtgggacatccgcccactggagatgctcttactacATATTGAAAGCCAGAAGATGATAACTACCCAAAAAAATCTTAACATATTTCATGCTCTATATTTTACAAAAAAGATCAGTCTATTTGCATATGcctttcttattattttcatatgtccgtgctcacatttcatttttgcaTCTAAAATGAACAATGGCTAAGAAGTCGTAAAAATTTTAAACTCATAGCATCAGAGACAAATTAAAGCTACTCATATTTTCTGCATCCACGGATATGGGCAGATGCAAAGCATGAGGATCGAGATCTaattcaaatgaaaaataacacAAATGACTATATTCTAACACGCGATTACACCTTCTCCATAATAAAACACGCGATTACAGGATCAAACAAGAAATCCACCAGTCGCATATCgtaaatcacaaaaaaaaaacagggATATTGAAATATCGGTACCTGAACAAGGTAGATAGCGGCGGTCCCGGCGGTGACGCCCCAAAGAGCGGCGGCCTGTACATCGGTGGGGTGGAGGCGGGGACGGACAAACTTGGATAGACCCGATCCTGCAGCTGGTGGCGCCATAATCGAAGAATGAGAAAACCCTAGATCGATTGAATTATCAAATTGAGATGGAATGTTGAAGCGCAAAAGCGGCAATAGAAAATGGAGTTTATATTCAATGGAATAAACTTAACTAGGTCGTCGCTCAACCATTTCCCCAAAAATATGataatactaaaaataattaattctaCATTACTgttattttgataaatatacATTAATTGGTTCTAAATTTACAATCGACAAttacatggagtattaattttagatTAATCGCAAAATCTAAAACAATTCAAAAAGtcgtaattttaaaaaatcgtGTTTCGTATTTAAATTGATACTCAATTGAATCATGGGTGAAACTTTTTAGTACTATAAATTCATCAATATTTTCAATCATTAAATGGAATGGAACTTTTGGTTGCATTTATGGCAAATGAGAAAAAGATTTCGATCACAATCATCTTACAAAggaaataaaagtataaaaccaATGAATCCATTTACCGCAAAAATTTCCTACACAGTTTGATGGAAGGTCTCATATTGAGCTCGACATTTGGTTGCTCTTACTCTCAGGAGTTTGAGCCGTTTTGATCGGTTTCCGGCCTTTGTGTGGGCCCCCAATGATGCCAAACCTCTCGAACTGCCTCTGCCTTGCCctccccctctccttctcctCTTCCGACTTAGAAGAGTGGCAATACGGGCAGCAGACTCCGTACTCCCATTCCGGAGCTTCCATGTCCGCATCACTCACCGGTTTCTTGCATCCGTAGCAGAGTTTGTACGTCCCCTGCACCAGCCCGTGCTCAACAGACACTCGTTTATCAAACACGAAACATTCCCCTTCCCACAGGCTCTTGTCCTTGGGGACTTCCTCGAGGTATTTCAAGATTCCACCTCGTAGATGATAGACCTGGAGCATTTCAGCTCGAGTAAGAAAGACCTAGTAACCTGCTATATCATCGTATTTCAAGAATATCGATATCTAACCTCTTTGAATCCTCGGCTCAGGAGGAAGCTCGAGGCTTTCTCACACCGGATCCCACCAGTACAGTACATAGCCACCCGGGGCATCTTCTTCTCCGTTTGCTCATCTATGGTCTGTTCTGAATCAGCTTGGCCTACGGCATCATCTGGTTCGTTAAGTTTGAAACTGTCATCCACCCACGTAGGGAACTCTCTGAATGCAGTTGTACAGGGATCAACTGCCCGCTTGAACTTCCCTATTCTGGTTTCATAATCATTGCGTACATCTATCACCACCTGGATAGTGCAAATTTATGCAAAAGAAAAGATCGAGTTGTGAGAGATTGATGCATAAAAGAGCAGAAATATGTATTACTATGGCGGAGTCGAAACTACAAAATGCTAGGAACCAACTTCATCTGCAACAACTTACAACGAAGAATAATTTACCAACTATTATTACATTCAATAGATAATACTCGAGGGTGAATTAAGACCACAACTGATAACTGGACAATCTTTTTGGgtgatctctactgctccacaAAGGCCAACGTTTGGTCGTTTACATCTTAACAATTAGGTTGGAAGAAGTATGAACATGTTTGGACCAGGGGCACGACTCCAAACTACAGACAATTGGTGATAAATGATAATACTTGGTATGATGTCACAATTATATACTCTGGCAAGGAAAATCATCGCAACCAAGTTAACCATACTACTAAACATGCAATAAAGATATTACCGTATCTGGATCGCTGATCAAGTTATTCCACTCCACGGGGCTCACATAGGTACCAACTCTCTCAGTTGGTGATACAGAAGGCATTCCTAGCGTCACTATCTGCAAACAATGAGCAAAAAGTTGTAGCTAGCTTCTAGTAAAAGTTTTTTTGAATAACAATTAACAAGCAAATATTTGGTCACCTCTTTTTTCAGCTTGACCCTCACATGATCCCATCGGAAGGGAGCATCTTCCCCGGCAGCGAGAGGAGAACTCTCCATATGTCCGTGGTGAATAGCTTCTTCCTCGGGACTCACAGGGGACTCAATGCACCTCAGCCCCTTTAACCGTTCATCAGCCTGGATGAAATTAAGCACTTCTTCTACAGAATCACAGGTTCCGCATATACTTCCGTTGATCCCTTCTGGTGCAAGTATTATGCCCCCTGACACACGCTGAGGGCATCAGCTTAGTGAGGCATGACTCATATAAAAGGATATTTCCATTATACAGGTAACTCCAAATATGCCATGGGTAAAAACCTTGTGTGCCTGTGTCGAGTGGGGTGCTAAAGCATGCATAAAGGACATGAACGATCTAACATTTTTATCGAAGTCACTATGCCTAGATAGCTCATTGCACAATCAGCTTCTTCATCAAAAACCACTTGACAGCATTTTATGTTGTAAAATGGTAGGCAGTGAGATCACACAAACTCAAGGAAAAAAATAACTTACAACGCAAACTAACTAATAGCTAGCAACAAGAGACTTATTTTGAACCTCGACATATCAATATAACAATCAAACACATGGAATAACTTGTACATATAGCATGAATTATCCATTATCCTCAAAATTGGGCACACATATAGTTAGTATCTTCTCCAACTATCCTCCCCCAATTATCCGCAGCAAGGGTTTCACAAACGAACATTCGATTCAACACATTTTAGAACTCAGTATTTTAGCAATTAAAGTTCAAAAGAGCACATGaatcacattaaaaaaaacacaaatccCGCGTATCAGTAGTCTATAAAAAGCAAAACGCCCTaacaagagagagagggagattcTACCAGCCGCTCACAGAGCTCTTTCAGCGGCTTCCGTAAATCAGCATGGTCCGGGAAATCAGCAAACTTGTAGAACGAAACCACCACCAATGGACACTCCAAGCTTTCTGCAGCGTCTGGGGCAGTCGCGCCAATTGAGAAGCTTCTAGTAGCGAAGCTTTGAGAGCGATGGATAGTAGGTGAGGGGAAAGGGGGTTGAGCAGAATCAGGAAAATGAGGAAAATTTGTAGATTTGGAGGGTAATTCTGCATTGGATTTAGTCATGGCGAGAGAAGGATTTGGGATAATTGAAGTGgtggaagaagatgaagatagcATTCTGAGCGCCGCCGCGGAAGCAGTTCTTTTGTTGAAGATGAGAGAGTGAGAATGTATCCAAACATGGTGTCCTATTAAAACCACTAGTGttatcacccgtgctatgcacggtacaaaagattttcaaataataaaaatatattaacagataaatatatattaaaataaagaatatagagtaaataatataaaaatatatttacagataaaaatataaactattataaaaagtattcataacattataaacaatcaaaatattataaacaatcaaaatattataaacaacaataaatattataaaccCACTGTCGTCTTGCCGCGCTCGTCATCCATCGTCGGAGCTATCGCCGGATTCCAAGAGCTTTGCTCTGCtgcaatcaaaataaaaaaatcagaaatcagTCTACATAAATATTGATTCAGCAATTAATGGTggtgtatttatataaatatttaatcttttttGAGAAGCTACTACTATATTTCATTAtaccaattttttttgtcaaataatattatttttgcCAAATAATATTTGTCCCTCCCTCTAAGTTTCCCTCTCTCGGTCTCTCTCTGTCACAAGCAAAAAATTGCACACTGCTCTATGTCGTCAGACTTTTCTAAGAATGACAAAAAGGGTAAATAAAATAGGTTTAcattttcccgccaaaaagggtAATATTGTCTTTTTAATATCTAATAGTATGAGTgtagtaatattaaataaaagaaataagaacAAAATAGGAGATGTGTGGATGAAGTAGAataatatatacaaataaagaaaaatgtatCACTAAAtctaaaagataaaaaaacaaataatttgaACAGATAAATAGATCTTAATTTCGttcgatcaacaaaacatatgCATTCATAAGTGCAAACAAAAAAACTTATAAAAACAATAGCAGACCGGTagtttataaattttgaaaaacttatttgtaaacaacattaacaGTAGAATCACTTCTACTATAATTTCAtctccacaaactaaaatcttcaAACCTTCACGACTCATGACTCTAGATATAACAACATACAGTTTGTCCATGACTAAACACTgatttattcaaaaatatttacatGATGTGTTCAATTTCAATTCGTTAAGTTTTATTATCATCGATAGaattttatattcttaatttaaaaaaaatcacaatagttcgaaatatgaaatattattatcatcgatacttttatattcttaattactactccttcggatccatagtagtggagacatTTTTTTCCAACATGGAGATTGAGAAAAAGACGTGTGAAAAAagtgaaagagaaaaaagaaaagtaagagtgagaaaatgtgtttcaaaatgaaaaatgattctactactatggaatggagtAAGTAGAACTTTATGGATCTAAAAGAGAAATATGAGTAATTGTAAATCAAAGTTCTATGAATTTAATTACTTAGTAAAAAAGATtcgaaaattttattttccctcTTGAGTTAAAGTAATACCAAATGTACTATCTAATAATATCaagaaaataacacataatATGTGTtcgtattaataaaaattttaatgtgatgcAATATTGTTCTTATTTAATAATGACATTAGTTTAATTTCactttatcattatttattggtgttttaaattattatttgatttatctaaATTTAAGTTCAATTTACACAGTTCAATTTGTGAagtctaaaaatagaaatatgagTTAACCAAAGTCAACTAAATTCTGACTATATACTAtaaatttagttaattaatgaaagaaattttaatttatctccacaaactaaaatcttcaAACCTTCACGACTCATGACTCTAGATATAACAACATACAGCTTGTCCATGACTAAACACTgatttattcaaaaatatttacacGATGTGTTCAATTTCAATTCGTTAAGTTTTATTATCATcgatataattttatattcttaattaaaaaaaattcacaatagttcgaaatatgaaatattattatcatcgatacttttatattcttaattactactccttcggctccatagtagtggagacatTTTTTTCCAACATGGAGATTGAGAAAAAGACGTGTGAAAAAagtgagagaaagaaaagtaagagtgagaaaatgtgtttcaaaatgaaaaatgattctactactatggaatggaggaAGTAGAACTTTATGGATTCTAAAAGAGAAATATGAGTAATTGTAAATCAAAGTCAACTCAATTTTCATTATATACTATGAATTTAATTACTTAGTAAAAAAgacttgaaaattttattttccctcTTGAGTTAAAGTAATACCAAATGTACTATCTAATAATACCaagaaaataacacataatATGTGTtcgtattaataaaaattttaatgtgatgcAATATTGTTCTTATTTAATAATGACATTAGTTTAATTTCactttatcattatttattggtgttttaaattattatttgatttatctaaATTTAAGTTCAATTTACACAGTTCAAAATTTTGTGAAgtctaaaaaatagaaatatgagCTAACCAAAGTCAACTAAATTCTAACCATATACTAtaaatttagttaattaatgaaagaaaatttaatttaaaaatatatattatataaaatccaATATATTCGAGATCCAAATTAAAACTTAgcttaaaatataataatagagacAACACTCAAAATAAAATTCTATTTAACTAAAAAAGATGTACAATACGATAAATTGAGTGCATAATTTTATACCATTATTTGAAATCTAAATTATACTCCAAAACACAACACACTAAAAGCCCATTAAACATTAAACTAAAGTCCAAACAATATACATTGAATTAATATTCCTCAAACCCTAAAGCTAACATACGACGCCTCCATCTCTCTCaagtctctctctccctccctcatTCCTTCCTAATAGGCAGCGGAAATCAGCTCCCGGCCAGAGCACCGCACCTTCCTCACCCGCGTTGCAGCTCTGCCTCCTTCTTTACTCGCCCACGCCCGTCGCCCCACCGTCAGCCCTGCCTTTCGTTTCACGGATATGCCGCCTTGCTACCGGTAAAGATCGGATCTTTGAAGTGGCGGATAGAGATGCCATGATAGGGAGGCTGCGAAGGAGGGACTTGACGGAGGAAATTGAAGGTTTTGCGGAGGATTTGGTGGGTTTGTAGCCGCCACCGGTGCAGTACATCTCTCTCTACTTCCTCTTCTTTTTCATCTTCTCACCTTTCGTCCCTATCTCTCTCGCACCTGATCCCTCACTTTCTCTCGGCCAACCGTCGTCTTGCCGCGCTCGTCATCCATCGTCGGAGCTGTCGCCGGATTCCAAGAGCTTTGCTCTGCtgcaatcaaaataaaaaaatcagaaatcagTCTACATAAATATTGATTCAACAATTAATGGTggtgtatttatataaatatttaatcttttttGAGAAGCTACTATTATATTTCATtataccaatttttttttgtcaaataatattatttttgcCAAATAATATTTGTCCCTCCCTCTAAGTTTCCCTCTCTCGGTCTCTCTCTGTCACAAGCAAAAAATTGCACACTGCTCTATGCCGTCAGACTTTTTTAAGAATGACGAAAAGGGTAAATAAAATAGGTTAAcattttcccgccaaaaagggtAATATTGTCTTTTCACCAAACtgtcactttagattagtatagattctATTGTTTGGTGAATACAATTTGCAGTCATGGGATGGATATATAATAGTCGCGTTTTGGTGATTCCCCTTTGCTAGTATATCGCGTTTTGGTGATTCCCTTTTACAGTGCATTATTAAGCAATTCATTGGGCTCATTTAGGCTAAGTAAGCCCAATTTATTCACTTATAGTTGACTCAATTATGGATTTATTAAACCATCTCAGGGTCAAAGCCCAACTGATAAGAAGCCCTTTTattattagagcatcagcaatggcgcccgtcccggctaacgtccgccattgtgcaaggtcgcgacggatacggacgtccgctgcggacaccatagttccgcggcgttccgcggacgtccgccattgcggagacacgacggacgtccgtgcggacgtcccgttttttaattttaatttttttttgtttaaaaatctatatatacggctcgttgaacttcatttcattcgcaccacttgttttaacaagtttctctctctctaaatttcttttatatatccgtaatggctggtagtggtagtggtagtggccaCTGGCAATGTACGCATGaggataccccatgacgatgtcGATCGAGTTCGTGCATTTGCcaacatgcgccaaaaacaagctcatgttcgactccagaacgatataattgaagaagtatggcagcggaggggtcgtcattgatgtaatttttaattgttgaaatgtattttttttattttggtgtaatgtacttttcttttttttaattaatgaaaattttattttgtattcgtttcgaatttttaattccgtaaattgtttaatttgtgaatttgtgattttttattaatgtgggaagtccgtcgggatgtccttggggatgtccgccactgtgcagtgggatgtccgtatgacgtggcatccgcagtgggaagtctgtatgacgtggcagaaggtgtttttgggatgtctgcggggatgtccgccgggacatccgcaccactgctgatgcccttatgttttacaaattacaacCCTAAATACATGCCacgtcttcttcttcctcctgtAAATGTACTTCTTCACTTTTTTTATGATCCCattttcaaaacacaaccaaaaTTAGACATCGATgcgattttgaaaatattttgcaTTTGAGAATATAGTAAACTAGCATATAAATCATGGTGCATCTTCAAATAGAATCTTATGGCaattatatttctattttcttgACTAAAGTTAACGTGGAATTGATAAAAGTCATTAAAGTATTCCTTCCGTTCCATAATAATGGGggtgtttcttttcggcacggagattaagaaaaattgtgttaagtaactggagaataaagtggaaaatgaaaaagatagagagatggagagagtaaagtatgtgtggaaaaatgtgttgatttttactaaaaagataaatgattatattactatggaacgtaccaaaataataaaatgattctattattatgtaacggatggagtactagaTAACGGTTTTTTAAGGGCATTCTAGAATGTAGATAACGGTTTATCAAGGGTGTTGTACTTTGGGGTACAACAATGGGTCTCACTGAATTAGTTGTCGCCTTTTAGCTTATGTCACTTCGTTAATCATGTTACAAATTCCATTCATTAACTAGAGAAGAAATTGTTCAATTAGTAGTTAGTGCTATCCATCTGTAATATTGATGGCATGTTGCTAGATTAGTGGCGAGTAGCGCTAAGACGACAAAGTTGTGCAATAACTAGTTGGTACCATAGTTATTTTTTGTCTAATGAGTTGCAAGTATATTCACAAATATTAATATGAATGAATAGTGTAAGCTGTTTAAAATCATCTTAAATGGACTCGTCAAATTTATTGTGACAGAATAGaacaattgtgtaatcgagacaaacagaaacgtaaagagacacagaatttacgtggttcaccaacgttgtgTTGGCTACGTACACGGGCAGAAATGGAGAACAGATGTTATTCACATTGTTTTCATATTATAGAGTTTTGTGCCCTACCcctatataaataggcacacatagAACCTCGTTCGACTAGCGGCAAACTATACAGATTCAAGACATACTAacaaaattgacatgtaataaCTTGACaatagtactataaaaaaatggatcaatTCATTCCCCACGAAGTACTACTACTGAAGTAAAGCAAACCTAAACAACCATTTCAGtaactttatcaaaatctcaataaaaacTGTACAAAATTTAATTACTAGTGCAAACAACTTCCATAGTTTGGTACcatagttatttttgtttaatgaGTTGCAAGTATATTCACAAATATCAAATTGACATGtaataatacttttaaaaaatggatcaaTTCATTCCCCACGAAGTACTACTGAAGTAAAGCAAACCTAAACAACCATTTCAGtaactttatcaaaatctcaataaaaacTGTACAAAATTTAATTACTAGTGCACACAACTTCCATTTAGGAAGGCCAACATTATTACATCCCAATGTAATAATACACTGGGgggagaaagaaaataaaaaagctCAATACATCTGATCAAAATACTTGAAATTCTGTATGTCGCAAAGCTGATCAACTTCCATATCAAGCCCATGCAAAGTAGCAGATTCGACTTCATCTTGGTAGGGGGCCCACACTGGCTCGTAGTCGAGCCCAGTGAAGTCGTGCCACGGGTCCTCCAACGTAGATTTGGCCTCGTTTGACATGTCCTCGCTCACACACTCCTCACGTTTCACCGATGAGACAACCAAGGGTTTTTTGGTGGAATTATTGCAAAATTGGCCATGTTTGTCTTGTTCGGATGGGTTGCTTGTCTGAAAGCTGATCAGGTTCGGGTCAATCGGGTCGGAATCCACCACGAGTGGAGGGGCCCTTAGTGTCTCATTGCATGTGTGGTGGTTCAAGTATGTGGTCTGGTACATGACTTCATCTCCTTTGATTCTTTGCACTTGTTTTAAGGCTTTGCAGCCTTCTTTCTTGTGGGTGCACCTGAAGTAGCTCCTGGtacaacacaaaacaacataCAATCAAGTCTTATGATTGTGGAAGAAAAACTAGAAATGTCAAGTTCAAGAAATGGAAACTAATCATGAACAATTATCCGTCCCTATTGTCAACTTGTTATCTCATTTCATTTGGTGGTATTGATTATAGTTTATTCCTTTTTCAgcaa
This genomic interval from Salvia splendens isolate huo1 chromosome 13, SspV2, whole genome shotgun sequence contains the following:
- the LOC121760270 gene encoding rhodanese-like domain-containing protein 7 yields the protein MLSSSSSTTSIIPNPSLAMTKSNAELPSKSTNFPHFPDSAQPPFPSPTIHRSQSFATRSFSIGATAPDAAESLECPLVVVSFYKFADFPDHADLRKPLKELCERLRVSGGIILAPEGINGSICGTCDSVEEVLNFIQADERLKGLRCIESPVSPEEEAIHHGHMESSPLAAGEDAPFRWDHVRVKLKKEIVTLGMPSVSPTERVGTYVSPVEWNNLISDPDTVVIDVRNDYETRIGKFKRAVDPCTTAFREFPTWVDDSFKLNEPDDAVGQADSEQTIDEQTEKKMPRVAMYCTGGIRCEKASSFLLSRGFKEVYHLRGGILKYLEEVPKDKSLWEGECFVFDKRVSVEHGLVQGTYKLCYGCKKPVSDADMEAPEWEYGVCCPYCHSSKSEEEKERGRARQRQFERFGIIGGPHKGRKPIKTAQTPESKSNQMSSSI
- the LOC121762730 gene encoding WRKY DNA-binding transcription factor 70-like; the protein is MDSLSFDNFHARKRNAMVKLVKGKEIAVQLQTLLREPVRDRGPVSAEKLAFQIYRSFSDSLSELSSCTSDQIPAADGGASASSGDSGNKKKRAVKDRRGCYKRRRTSDSWEKLSPSMEDNYAWRKYGQKAIFGADYPRSYFRCTHKKEGCKALKQVQRIKGDEVMYQTTYLNHHTCNETLRAPPLVVDSDPIDPNLISFQTSNPSEQDKHGQFCNNSTKKPLVVSSVKREECVSEDMSNEAKSTLEDPWHDFTGLDYEPVWAPYQDEVESATLHGLDMEVDQLCDIQNFKYFDQMY